One Campylobacter showae CSUNSWCD genomic window, CGTAGCGGCCGATATCGCGCGTTTGCTTGGCTGCGAGGTTCAAATTTGCGTCCCAAACTCAGCCGTCGCGGCCGCAAAAAAGCCGATCGTAAAAATAAGCGGCAGTTACGACGACGTGCACAAAGCCTGGAAGCTAGCGCAAATTTGCCTAGAGTACGCCTGCCGGATCGCCACCTACGCAAGAGCGATGAACGAAGCCGCCAAAAGCGTAAATCCAAAATGCGAAATCCTAGCCACGCGCAAGAGCTTTCCGTTTGCTAAGAAATTTTGCCTAAAGGCCGTGCTTGAGGGCGGCTGCGGCGTGCATAGGCTAAATTTGAGCGATAGCGTGCTGTTTTTCAAAAATCATATAAAGGCCTACGACTCGTATGAGGAGTTTTTGGCCCAAATTCCAACCTTCAAAGCAAAATCTCCCGAGCGCAAAATCGCCGTCGAATGCGAAAATTTAGATGATTGCGAAGCGCTTTTAAAGGCGGGCGCCGACGTCGTGCAGTGTGATAAATTTATACCAGCAGCCGTAAAGCGAGCGGTAGGCTTGCGAGATAAAATCGCCCCAAACGCAGCCCTAGTCGCAAGCGGCGGGATAAATCTAAAAAACGTCATAGAATTCGCTGTCACCGGCGCGGACGCACTCGTTACGTCTGCTATGTACACGCAAGGCATGGCCGACATCACGGCGGTTTTAGAGATAGTATAATTTGCAAATTTGATGGACCGCTTGGCGAGCCAAATTTGCTTTTGCGTTTAGCGTATAGCTATATCAAACTCTCTTATTTCTATCATTTCTAAGTTGTCTCACTTTTGTAGCGCAGGCAAAATATTTCGTCAAACTCCAGCTCTAAATCGAGTAAAAATCAAGGCAACCAAACTACTGAGGCGTTATAATTCTGCCAGTTCAAAACCACATCTATTATCTCTAACATAATTTATATAGTTTTTTGCTATGCTAAAGATAAATGCGTGACTATAAGTATAAGTTTAGACAGGTTGAATGGCGTGTTGCGTATATTTAATACTTTAAAACCAAAACTTAAAAACGCTTACTACAAGTAAAGCGGCGATGTTTGCTCTCGCCGCTAGTTTTAAATTTTAGCCTAATTTGGCTTCAAATTTGACTACTTTGCCGCTACGCTTGCTCGCTCGTAGTGCGCTATGATTTTGTTATGGATTAGTAGCGAGATATAAATCACCGCACCGCCAAGGCATAGTCTTAGTATGTCCGCGTCTTTATGCCAAAATACTAAATTTACTATGATAGCAGCAGGTATTAGAGCGTTATTCATGATGGCTAGAGTACCGCTATCTACCTCGCATGCGCCTTTGTTCCATAAAAAGTATCCTAGACCGCTAGCTCCGATACCAAGCCACAGCAGTACGGCGCCTTGCGTGAGGTCGAGGTTGATTTTTTCCGCATTTCCAAACATAGCAAAGGCTACGCCCGTAACCGCCGCGGCTCCGACGAAAAAGTAGCCAAAAACCCCTCTTTGCTCGTTAAAATCACGCTTTTCTAGCAAAAATTTATACGCGCTCTGTCCGACACCAAAGCACAAATTCGCCCCCTGTACGAGCAAAAATCCGTGCCAAAAGCCACTATTTACGTTGCCGTACTTGATGATGAGCGCGCCCAAAACCGCCGTGCCGACGCTAAAAAGATACAGTAGCCTAAGCCTGCCTGCGAGCACGTCGTAAACCACGCTCACGTAAAACGGCGTAAATATCGTAAAGAGCGCAACCTCGGCGACGCTAAGGTATGCAAACGAGTTGTAATAAAAGATATACATCGCGCCGATCTGCACCGCGCCGATCGCGGCTACTTTGGCGTATAGAGCGAGGTTTTGCGCAGCAAAATCCTTAATCATAAATGGCAAAAACACGCCAAGCGCAAGCACGACGCGCGAAAATGCGGCGAAATAGCTATCCACTCGCCCCGCCAAAAACTCGCCGATGAGGCTAAAGCTAAACGCCCAAAGCACCGTAACAAAGATCAATTTTTTCACGCATTCTCCATTTGAGTTAAATTTCGTCTGAAATAGTAGCAAAATAGGCTTAAATTTGACGGATTTTACGGCGGAGGCTTGAGAATTTTACGCGAAGCAGAGATTTGCAAATTTAAGATGATTTTGTATTTTTGCGTATTAAATTTACTTGCCGCTACAGCTTGCCTTCTTTTGCCAAATCTAAACTTAAAGGCATAGTCGCCAAACCGCACCACTAAAATTTAGCTCAAAAATCCCCGCATCATATAGGCTCCTGCCGCACCCGCCTGCTTGATCTCGCTTAGATTTTCAAAATTTATCCCGCCGATAGCGTATGTTTTTATGCTTAAATTTTCGCAAATTTCTCGTAAAAATTTAAGCCCCCTGCCTCGCTCTAGCGCGTGAGAGGGCGTATCAAAAATATGCCCAGCCACGACGTAATAAGCGCCTAGCTCCTGCGCCGATAAAGCCTGCTGCAAAGAGTGCACCGAAACGCCGATTTTGAGTTTTTGCGTCAAATTTGACGCGAAAATGCCAGGGGCTTCGTCTTTATCCGAGCGTACGCCGTCAAATTTAACCAAATCTCTCAAATTTGTAGCCCTCTCGCCACTCGTAGAAGCAAATTTAGCAAAAGACAGATGTAGCTCGCTCACGCCAAGCCTGCTTGCAACGCTTGCGTGAGTATGTAAAATAAGCCGCGCGCCGGAATCGTACTCAGCGATGATCTCAAGCGTTTTGCGGGCTAAATTTTCGTACTCACACTCAGGCAGATCGCTCTCCCGAAGTAAAATTTTATCCGCCTTGCCGCTTTGCGCTACTCGCCTAACGTCAGCGAAAAAATCCTCGCTCAAGCGGCGGTTCGTCACCCAAACGAGCTCAAATTTACCAAAATCCATCGCCCTTTACCCCAAAAGCCAAATTTTACGCCCGCAAAATGCG contains:
- the modD gene encoding ModD protein; the protein is MIKISDAEILAYIGEDLPYFDLTTSLQGIRKNAVLTILPREDVTVSCVDVAADIARLLGCEVQICVPNSAVAAAKKPIVKISGSYDDVHKAWKLAQICLEYACRIATYARAMNEAAKSVNPKCEILATRKSFPFAKKFCLKAVLEGGCGVHRLNLSDSVLFFKNHIKAYDSYEEFLAQIPTFKAKSPERKIAVECENLDDCEALLKAGADVVQCDKFIPAAVKRAVGLRDKIAPNAALVASGGINLKNVIEFAVTGADALVTSAMYTQGMADITAVLEIV
- a CDS encoding membrane protein is translated as MKKLIFVTVLWAFSFSLIGEFLAGRVDSYFAAFSRVVLALGVFLPFMIKDFAAQNLALYAKVAAIGAVQIGAMYIFYYNSFAYLSVAEVALFTIFTPFYVSVVYDVLAGRLRLLYLFSVGTAVLGALIIKYGNVNSGFWHGFLLVQGANLCFGVGQSAYKFLLEKRDFNEQRGVFGYFFVGAAAVTGVAFAMFGNAEKINLDLTQGAVLLWLGIGASGLGYFLWNKGACEVDSGTLAIMNNALIPAAIIVNLVFWHKDADILRLCLGGAVIYISLLIHNKIIAHYERASVAAK
- a CDS encoding thiamine phosphate synthase, which produces MDFGKFELVWVTNRRLSEDFFADVRRVAQSGKADKILLRESDLPECEYENLARKTLEIIAEYDSGARLILHTHASVASRLGVSELHLSFAKFASTSGERATNLRDLVKFDGVRSDKDEAPGIFASNLTQKLKIGVSVHSLQQALSAQELGAYYVVAGHIFDTPSHALERGRGLKFLREICENLSIKTYAIGGINFENLSEIKQAGAAGAYMMRGFLS